A DNA window from Amycolatopsis sp. DSM 110486 contains the following coding sequences:
- a CDS encoding GNAT family N-acetyltransferase encodes MTAILSDPAASVPGVLREMPRKIETSRLVLHPFTEEDRAAVVAIQTDPATHRFNPDPPDTPTGDLLFDSWLAHWAEHGFGYCAVREQGGAEVLGLTGVRLRLFRGERVLNLAYRFAPSAWGRGYAVEAASAAVEWAERELPEIPVLISVNSTNAPSLRVVERLGFTQFEEEVYEGAVSRHFRR; translated from the coding sequence ATGACGGCGATTCTGTCGGACCCCGCCGCTAGCGTGCCGGGTGTGCTGAGGGAGATGCCCAGGAAGATCGAGACCTCGCGGCTCGTGCTGCACCCGTTCACCGAGGAGGACCGCGCCGCCGTCGTCGCCATCCAGACGGACCCGGCGACGCACCGCTTCAACCCGGACCCACCGGACACCCCGACCGGCGACCTGCTGTTCGACTCGTGGCTCGCCCACTGGGCCGAGCACGGGTTCGGGTACTGCGCCGTGCGGGAGCAGGGCGGGGCCGAGGTGCTGGGCCTGACGGGGGTGCGGCTGCGGCTGTTCCGGGGCGAGCGGGTGCTGAACCTGGCGTACCGCTTCGCGCCGTCGGCGTGGGGCCGGGGGTACGCCGTGGAGGCGGCGAGCGCCGCCGTGGAGTGGGCTGAGCGGGAGCTGCCGGAGATTCCGGTGCTGATCAGCGTGAACTCGACCAACGCGCCATCGCTGCGGGTGGTGGAGCGGCTGGGGTTCACGCAGTTCGAGGAGGAGGTGTACGAGGGGGCGGTTTCGCGACATTTCCGCCGGTGA
- a CDS encoding alkaline phosphatase family protein, whose translation MDVPQITDLPHLGQVVPAVLGALGVPGEAGSLALPEARSACVLLIDGLGWQLLAEHAADAPVLTELAKSPLRVGFPSTTAAGVAAIGTGLASGEHGMVGYTFEVPGTGVLNALRWRSHEDGSDLRGALPPRSVQPLPTTFERAAAAGLDAVVVSSAQFSDTALTRATQSGARYAGVHALGDLAARTLEVLAARSFCYAYHSELDLLGHLYGPGSTAWRMQLRHVDRLVESIVDGLPAGALLAVVADHGMVTVDDKLDLEDTPELLDGVRAFGGEVRARHVYTESGAAADVLAAWQSVLGPSAWVLPRDEAIAQGWFGTVSDRVRPRIGDVVAAAQGTFGMVRGLAEAVETSLIGQHGSLTEAEQLVPLALAQG comes from the coding sequence GTGGACGTTCCCCAGATCACCGACCTCCCGCACCTCGGCCAGGTCGTCCCCGCGGTGCTGGGCGCGCTCGGCGTGCCGGGCGAGGCGGGTTCGCTGGCGTTGCCGGAGGCGCGCAGTGCGTGCGTGCTGCTCATCGACGGCCTCGGCTGGCAGCTCCTGGCCGAGCACGCGGCCGACGCGCCGGTGCTCACGGAGCTCGCGAAGAGCCCGTTGCGCGTCGGCTTCCCGTCGACGACGGCGGCCGGCGTCGCCGCGATCGGCACCGGCCTGGCGTCGGGGGAGCACGGGATGGTCGGGTACACGTTCGAGGTGCCGGGCACGGGCGTGCTCAACGCCTTGCGCTGGCGCTCCCACGAAGACGGCAGCGACTTGCGCGGCGCCCTCCCGCCTCGCTCGGTCCAGCCGCTTCCGACGACTTTCGAACGCGCTGCCGCGGCGGGCCTCGACGCCGTCGTCGTGTCCTCCGCCCAGTTCTCCGACACGGCCCTGACCCGCGCCACCCAGAGCGGCGCCCGCTACGCCGGCGTCCACGCCCTGGGCGACCTCGCCGCGCGGACGCTGGAGGTGCTCGCGGCACGGTCGTTCTGCTACGCCTACCACAGCGAACTCGACCTGCTCGGCCACCTCTACGGCCCCGGCTCCACCGCCTGGCGTATGCAGCTTCGGCACGTCGACCGCCTTGTCGAGTCCATTGTGGACGGCCTCCCCGCGGGCGCGCTGCTGGCCGTCGTCGCCGACCACGGCATGGTGACCGTGGACGACAAACTCGACCTCGAGGACACCCCGGAGCTGCTGGACGGCGTCCGCGCCTTCGGCGGCGAGGTCCGCGCCCGCCACGTCTACACCGAATCGGGCGCGGCCGCCGATGTCCTGGCGGCCTGGCAGTCCGTCCTCGGCCCGTCCGCCTGGGTCCTGCCCCGCGACGAGGCCATCGCGCAAGGCTGGTTCGGCACCGTGAGCGACCGCGTGCGCCCCCGCATCGGCGACGTCGTCGCCGCGGCCCAGGGCACGTTCGGCATGGTCCGCGGCCTGGCCGAAGCGGTCGAGACGTCCCTGATCGGCCAGCACGGCTCGCTGACGGAGGCTGAGCAACTGGTGCCGCTGGCCCTCGCGCAGGGCTGA
- a CDS encoding zinc ribbon domain-containing protein, producing MPTYAYRCRDCTDTFELQRPMSESGAPAPCPEGHTDTVKLLTTVALTGSAASPAPSGGCCGGGCCGG from the coding sequence ATGCCCACTTACGCCTACCGCTGCCGCGACTGCACCGACACGTTCGAGCTGCAACGGCCGATGAGCGAGTCCGGCGCGCCGGCGCCGTGTCCCGAGGGGCACACCGACACCGTGAAGCTGCTGACCACCGTCGCGCTCACCGGCTCCGCCGCGAGCCCCGCACCGTCGGGTGGCTGCTGCGGCGGCGGGTGCTGCGGCGGCTGA
- a CDS encoding PLP-dependent aspartate aminotransferase family protein, with product MTNALRTRAVHAGRDDLTDLGLHAVPLDFSTTYPSRDSAAEALRIDEFSTGGEVSGIYGRVSNPTVERFERALAELEGFDHAVAFASGMAAVSACLLSAASQGKRHVVGVRPLYGSTDHLLTSGLLGIEVTWAAPGEVAAALRPDTGLVFVETPANPTLTELDVKALVDACGDVPVLVDNTFATPVLQRPGRHGARLVLHSATKFLGGHGDVMGGVVACDAEEAARLRGIRFATGAVLHPLAGYLLLRGLSTLPLRVTAASETAAVLAERLAQHEAVTAVHYPTLGGPLVAFEVAGDPHALIAAVRLVTPAVSLGSVDTLIQHPASLTHRVVAESDREEAGITHGLIRLSAGLEDVEDLWHDLDQALKAC from the coding sequence ATGACGAACGCGCTGCGCACCCGAGCCGTCCACGCCGGCCGCGACGACCTGACCGACCTGGGCCTGCACGCCGTACCCCTCGATTTCTCGACGACGTACCCGTCCCGCGACAGCGCGGCCGAGGCCCTGCGGATCGACGAGTTCTCGACCGGCGGCGAGGTCTCGGGCATCTACGGCCGCGTCAGCAACCCGACCGTCGAGCGGTTCGAGCGCGCGCTGGCCGAGCTGGAGGGGTTCGACCACGCGGTGGCGTTCGCGAGCGGGATGGCGGCCGTGTCCGCGTGCCTGCTTTCCGCCGCGTCGCAAGGAAAGCGGCACGTCGTGGGCGTCCGGCCGTTGTACGGGTCGACGGATCACCTGCTGACGTCCGGGTTGCTCGGCATCGAGGTCACGTGGGCGGCGCCCGGCGAGGTGGCCGCGGCGCTCAGGCCGGACACGGGCCTGGTCTTCGTCGAGACGCCCGCCAACCCGACGCTGACCGAGCTCGACGTCAAAGCCCTCGTCGACGCGTGCGGCGACGTGCCCGTGCTCGTCGACAACACCTTCGCCACGCCCGTCCTGCAACGCCCCGGCCGCCACGGCGCGCGCCTCGTGCTGCACAGCGCGACGAAGTTCCTCGGCGGCCACGGCGACGTGATGGGTGGCGTCGTTGCGTGTGACGCGGAGGAAGCCGCGCGGCTGCGGGGAATCCGCTTCGCCACGGGCGCCGTGCTGCACCCGCTGGCGGGGTACCTGTTGCTGCGCGGGCTTTCCACGCTCCCGCTGCGCGTGACGGCGGCAAGCGAGACCGCCGCCGTGCTCGCCGAACGCCTTGCGCAGCACGAAGCGGTGACCGCCGTGCACTACCCGACGCTCGGTGGCCCGCTCGTCGCGTTCGAGGTGGCGGGCGATCCGCACGCGCTGATCGCCGCCGTCCGGCTGGTCACGCCGGCGGTGAGTCTCGGCAGCGTCGACACGCTCATCCAGCACCCGGCGTCGCTCACGCACCGGGTCGTCGCCGAGAGCGACCGCGAGGAGGCGGGCATCACCCACGGGCTGATCCGGCTCTCGGCCGGGCTCGAGGACGTCGAGGACCTCTGGCACGACCTCGACCAGGCGCTGAAGGCCTGCTGA
- a CDS encoding Lrp/AsnC family transcriptional regulator, which yields MSDSVELSTVDLEILRVLQNDARTSNKDLAAAVGVAPSTCLDRVARLRSTGVITGQHASVDAAKLGRPLEAFLFVQVRPHRRELVDPFVSDLLALPEVRAVYHLTGPDDFLAHVATSSAAELQRLVLDELTARDEVARVHTNLVFQHWSGGPLLPPTPSAP from the coding sequence ATGAGCGATTCCGTCGAACTGAGCACGGTGGACCTTGAGATTCTGCGCGTGCTGCAGAACGATGCGCGGACGTCGAACAAGGACCTCGCGGCCGCCGTCGGCGTCGCGCCGTCCACCTGCCTCGACCGCGTGGCCCGCCTCCGCTCGACGGGCGTGATCACGGGCCAGCACGCCTCCGTCGACGCCGCCAAACTCGGGCGGCCCCTGGAGGCGTTCCTGTTCGTACAGGTCCGGCCCCACCGGCGCGAGCTGGTGGACCCGTTCGTGTCCGACCTGCTCGCCCTGCCCGAGGTGCGCGCCGTCTACCACCTCACGGGCCCGGACGACTTCCTCGCCCACGTGGCCACCAGCTCCGCCGCCGAACTCCAACGGCTCGTGCTGGACGAGCTGACGGCCCGCGACGAGGTCGCGCGCGTGCACACGAACCTGGTGTTCCAGCACTGGAGTGGCGGGCCGCTGTTGCCGCCTACTCCGTCCGCACCTTGA
- the dhaM gene encoding dihydroxyacetone kinase phosphoryl donor subunit DhaM: MTVGIVLVSHSAKLAEGLADLAAQMAPDVRIIPAGGLPDDGGIGTDYDEVVAATQRADSGDGVVLLYDLGSAQMTAELAVESLSGGLAAVVADGPLVEGAIAAAVAAQGGADRKAVASAAAGAGLAPDLAAVDSPGDAQEKELTLTNEVGLHARPAAVLVRSLASLEAEVTIRLGDQEADAHSVLALMSLGARQGDHIVVRARGPEASDALAKVTGLVESNFGE; the protein is encoded by the coding sequence GTGACCGTGGGGATCGTGCTCGTCTCGCACAGCGCCAAACTGGCCGAAGGCCTGGCCGACCTGGCCGCCCAAATGGCCCCCGACGTCCGCATCATCCCCGCCGGCGGCCTCCCTGACGACGGCGGCATCGGCACCGACTACGACGAAGTCGTGGCCGCCACCCAACGCGCCGACTCCGGCGACGGCGTGGTGCTGCTCTACGACCTGGGCAGCGCGCAGATGACGGCGGAGCTCGCGGTGGAGTCGCTTTCCGGCGGCCTTGCCGCCGTGGTCGCCGACGGTCCACTGGTGGAGGGCGCCATCGCGGCCGCCGTCGCTGCTCAGGGTGGGGCGGACCGCAAGGCGGTGGCCTCTGCCGCTGCGGGTGCCGGCCTGGCTCCAGACCTCGCCGCAGTGGACTCTCCTGGTGATGCCCAGGAGAAGGAACTCACGCTGACGAACGAGGTCGGCCTCCACGCCCGCCCCGCCGCCGTCCTGGTGCGCAGCCTGGCCTCCCTGGAAGCCGAGGTGACGATCCGCCTGGGCGACCAGGAAGCCGACGCCCACAGCGTCCTGGCCCTCATGTCCCTCGGCGCCCGCCAGGGCGACCACATCGTGGTGCGCGCCCGGGGGCCCGAGGCTTCGGACGCGCTCGCCAAGGTGACCGGTCTGGTGGAGTCGAACTTCGGGGAGTAG
- the dhaL gene encoding dihydroxyacetone kinase subunit DhaL encodes MGCSSEGVAAALRAAAEVVAEHRSELVELDRAIGDGDHGENMSRGFTAIVSALETEVPATPAGVAKLAATTLISKVGGAAGPLYGTAFLRASTKLGDAASIDVPLLVAALQAALDGVQARGKAVGGDATMVDALIPAVSAAAACPADASIADVLTAAADAADRGAESTVDLVPRKGRASYLGERAVGHMDPGARSTALLLRAFAEAAR; translated from the coding sequence ATGGGTTGTTCTTCCGAAGGAGTCGCGGCCGCGCTGCGAGCCGCGGCCGAAGTCGTGGCCGAGCACCGCTCCGAACTGGTGGAGCTAGACCGCGCCATCGGCGACGGCGACCACGGCGAGAACATGAGCCGCGGGTTCACCGCGATCGTGTCCGCCCTGGAGACGGAGGTGCCCGCCACCCCGGCGGGCGTCGCCAAACTGGCGGCCACCACGTTGATCTCGAAGGTCGGCGGCGCGGCGGGTCCGTTGTACGGCACGGCTTTCCTGCGCGCGTCGACGAAACTGGGCGACGCGGCTTCGATCGACGTGCCGCTGCTGGTGGCCGCTCTGCAGGCCGCTTTGGACGGTGTGCAGGCGCGCGGCAAAGCGGTGGGCGGTGACGCGACGATGGTCGACGCGCTCATCCCGGCCGTCTCCGCGGCCGCCGCTTGCCCCGCGGACGCTTCGATCGCGGACGTGCTGACCGCGGCGGCCGACGCGGCCGACCGCGGCGCCGAGTCCACAGTGGACCTGGTGCCTCGCAAGGGCCGGGCTTCGTATCTGGGCGAACGCGCCGTCGGCCACATGGACCCCGGCGCCCGCTCCACGGCGCTGCTGCTGCGCGCGTTCGCGGAGGCCGCCCGGTGA
- the dhaK gene encoding dihydroxyacetone kinase subunit DhaK → MKKIINDPATVVAESLRGLAVAHADILRVQDDPAVVVRADAPVPSKVAVISGGGSGHEPLHGGFVGRGMLDAAVPGAVFTSPTPDGVQAAVAATTGPSGALLIVKNYTGDVLNFETAAELAAAEDLDVRSVVIDDDVAVKDSTFTAGRRGVGGTVLLEKIVGAAAERGDSLDAVEALARKVVGQVRSIGVALSAPIVPHVGEPSFDLGPDEIEFGIGIHGEPGRERIPAEPADALVARMVEAVASDLPYEAGDKVLLFTNSMGATPLLELYLAHGIAERLLAERGIVVERRLVGPYITSLEMQGMSLTLLKLDDELTELWDAPVWTSALRWGI, encoded by the coding sequence ATGAAGAAGATCATCAACGATCCGGCGACAGTGGTCGCGGAGTCCTTGAGAGGCCTCGCCGTGGCCCACGCCGACATCCTCCGTGTCCAGGACGATCCGGCCGTCGTGGTGCGGGCCGACGCGCCGGTGCCGAGCAAGGTCGCCGTCATCTCGGGTGGCGGCTCCGGCCACGAACCGCTGCACGGCGGGTTCGTCGGGCGGGGCATGCTCGACGCGGCGGTGCCCGGCGCGGTGTTCACGTCCCCGACGCCGGACGGGGTGCAGGCCGCGGTCGCCGCGACGACCGGGCCGTCCGGTGCGTTGCTGATCGTGAAGAACTACACCGGTGACGTGCTGAACTTCGAGACCGCCGCCGAGCTGGCCGCGGCTGAGGACCTCGACGTGCGCAGCGTCGTGATCGACGACGACGTCGCGGTGAAGGACTCCACGTTCACCGCCGGCCGCCGTGGCGTCGGCGGGACCGTGCTGCTGGAGAAGATCGTGGGCGCCGCCGCGGAGCGGGGCGACTCGCTCGACGCCGTGGAGGCGCTGGCGCGCAAGGTCGTCGGGCAGGTGCGGTCGATCGGGGTGGCGTTGAGCGCTCCGATCGTGCCGCACGTCGGCGAGCCGAGCTTCGACCTGGGACCAGACGAGATCGAGTTCGGCATCGGCATCCACGGCGAGCCGGGCCGCGAGCGCATCCCGGCCGAGCCCGCCGACGCGCTGGTGGCGCGGATGGTCGAGGCCGTGGCGTCGGATCTGCCGTACGAGGCGGGCGACAAGGTGCTGCTGTTCACGAACTCCATGGGTGCCACGCCGTTGCTGGAGCTCTACCTCGCGCACGGCATCGCCGAGCGGCTGCTGGCCGAGCGTGGGATCGTGGTCGAGCGCAGGCTGGTCGGCCCGTACATCACGAGTCTCGAGATGCAGGGGATGAGCCTGACGCTGCTGAAGCTGGACGACGAGCTGACCGAGCTGTGGGACGCGCCCGTGTGGACGTCCGCGCTGCGGTGGGGGATCTGA
- a CDS encoding DUF3558 domain-containing protein, producing the protein MARDLKLGRLFPLVVAGVLVLTACGGPQLGKENFPRTTVPAASGDGGSGPITDAAVAAGSLRQVLPCQFLDKASLSALGTPEGEPTASSVRFDECSAKVRDAGGKELSVDVQLGAIVLFASDKTTGQVGGLPQVEVPDTTGGSCEVSALTSRDPSLGIAFEIDYPGGDPCRAGRTLLAPAVDKVHNSPLKYPDVKGSVLTADACAVLDQSAVDAVLKGTKGGATGLHSCQWGDSPNVTVMFFPALPPLEGDGWLKADVGGANQAYAKKGTAGTDCKVEWQHRAWQGDHVEVVQVGFTDYDLKPGTGDPCATATTLAKSVAGNLPRA; encoded by the coding sequence GTGGCGCGCGATCTCAAACTCGGCCGGCTGTTTCCCCTGGTGGTGGCCGGTGTCCTCGTCCTGACTGCCTGTGGCGGTCCGCAGCTGGGCAAGGAGAACTTCCCCCGGACCACCGTCCCCGCCGCGAGCGGGGACGGTGGCAGCGGGCCGATCACCGATGCCGCGGTCGCGGCGGGTTCCCTGCGCCAGGTGCTGCCGTGCCAGTTCCTCGACAAGGCGTCGCTCTCCGCGCTGGGCACTCCCGAGGGCGAGCCCACGGCGTCGAGCGTCCGGTTCGACGAGTGCAGCGCCAAAGTGCGCGACGCCGGTGGCAAGGAGCTCTCGGTCGACGTGCAGCTCGGCGCGATCGTGCTGTTCGCCTCCGACAAGACCACGGGCCAGGTCGGCGGCCTGCCGCAGGTCGAGGTGCCCGACACCACCGGCGGTTCGTGTGAGGTCAGTGCGCTCACCTCGCGCGATCCGAGCCTCGGCATCGCGTTCGAGATCGATTACCCGGGTGGCGATCCGTGTCGTGCGGGACGAACCTTGCTCGCTCCCGCCGTGGACAAGGTGCACAACTCCCCGCTGAAATACCCGGACGTCAAGGGATCCGTGCTCACAGCCGACGCGTGCGCGGTGCTCGACCAGTCCGCCGTGGACGCAGTGCTGAAGGGCACGAAGGGCGGGGCGACCGGGCTCCACAGCTGCCAATGGGGCGACAGCCCGAACGTCACGGTGATGTTCTTCCCGGCCCTCCCACCGCTGGAGGGCGACGGCTGGCTGAAGGCCGACGTCGGCGGCGCGAACCAGGCGTACGCGAAAAAGGGCACGGCGGGGACGGACTGCAAGGTCGAGTGGCAGCACCGGGCGTGGCAGGGCGACCACGTGGAAGTCGTCCAGGTGGGGTTCACCGACTACGACCTCAAGCCGGGTACCGGCGACCCGTGTGCGACGGCGACCACGCTGGCGAAAAGCGTCGCGGGGAACCTGCCGCGGGCCTGA
- a CDS encoding sodium:solute symporter family protein, whose protein sequence is MEVLADANLRLDASAIDYIELAFYFVLVLGIGYLARKQVSSSLDFFLSGRSLPAWVTGLAFISANLGAIEVMGMSANGAEYGLPTAHYFWIGAIPAMLFLGVVMMPFYYGSKVRSVPEFMLRRFGPAAHWVNGSSFALAQILIAGANLYLLASVVNLLLGWPIWVSIIIAAVIVLTYTALGGLSAAIYNEVLQFFVILAALIPLTIVALYKVGGWNGLIEKVTNSPGGAAQTHSWPGNQLTGFGSNFLSVLGLVFGLGFVLSFGYWTTNFVEVQRAMASKSMSAARRTPIIGSFPKMFIPFLVIIPGMVAAVTVTELQGANKQALLDGKPAPSGATFNDALLLLMRDVLPNGILGVAIAGLLASFMAGMAANLSSFNTVFTYDIFQTYMVKNRPDKYYLNTGRVVTMVATVLAIGTAFIASTYANLMDYLQTLFSFFNAPLFATFILGMFWKRMSKAAGWSGLVFGTAAAIVVFVLDKTDVFSLPGQGASFVAAIAAFVVDIVVSVGVTYLTPPKPESELVGLVYSLTPRDSLKHETTGEDAGWYRKPVLLAGIAAVLTLVLNFVF, encoded by the coding sequence GTGGAGGTCCTTGCCGACGCGAACCTGCGGCTCGACGCGAGTGCGATCGACTACATCGAGCTGGCGTTCTATTTCGTGCTGGTGCTGGGCATCGGCTATCTCGCCCGCAAGCAGGTGTCGAGCAGTCTCGACTTCTTCCTCTCCGGGCGCTCGCTCCCGGCGTGGGTGACCGGCCTGGCGTTCATCTCGGCCAACCTCGGCGCGATCGAGGTCATGGGTATGTCCGCCAACGGCGCCGAGTACGGCCTGCCGACGGCGCACTACTTCTGGATCGGCGCGATCCCCGCGATGCTGTTCCTCGGCGTCGTGATGATGCCGTTCTACTACGGCTCCAAGGTGCGCAGCGTTCCCGAGTTCATGCTCCGGCGCTTCGGCCCCGCCGCCCACTGGGTCAACGGCAGCAGCTTCGCGCTCGCGCAGATCCTCATCGCGGGCGCCAACCTGTACCTGCTGGCCAGTGTCGTCAACCTGCTGCTGGGCTGGCCGATCTGGGTCTCGATCATCATCGCGGCCGTCATCGTGCTCACCTACACCGCGCTCGGTGGCCTCTCCGCGGCCATCTACAACGAGGTGCTGCAGTTCTTCGTCATCCTCGCGGCGCTGATCCCGCTCACGATCGTCGCCCTGTACAAGGTCGGCGGCTGGAACGGCCTCATCGAGAAGGTGACCAACAGCCCGGGCGGCGCCGCGCAGACGCACTCGTGGCCTGGCAACCAGCTGACCGGTTTCGGCAGCAACTTCCTGTCCGTGCTGGGTCTCGTGTTCGGCCTCGGGTTCGTGCTCTCGTTCGGTTACTGGACCACGAACTTCGTCGAGGTCCAGCGCGCGATGGCGTCGAAGAGCATGTCGGCCGCGCGGCGCACGCCGATCATCGGCTCGTTCCCGAAGATGTTCATCCCGTTCCTCGTGATCATCCCGGGCATGGTTGCCGCGGTGACCGTGACCGAGCTGCAGGGCGCGAACAAGCAGGCCCTGCTCGACGGCAAACCCGCCCCCAGCGGCGCGACGTTCAACGACGCGCTCCTGCTGCTGATGCGTGACGTGCTGCCCAACGGCATCCTCGGCGTCGCGATCGCGGGGCTGCTCGCGTCATTCATGGCCGGCATGGCGGCGAACCTGAGCTCGTTCAACACCGTGTTCACCTACGACATCTTCCAGACCTACATGGTGAAGAACCGGCCGGACAAGTACTACCTGAACACCGGCCGCGTGGTGACCATGGTCGCGACCGTCCTGGCGATCGGCACGGCGTTCATCGCGTCGACGTACGCGAACCTGATGGACTACCTGCAGACGCTGTTCTCGTTCTTCAACGCGCCGCTGTTCGCCACGTTCATCCTCGGCATGTTCTGGAAGCGGATGAGCAAGGCGGCCGGCTGGTCGGGCCTGGTGTTCGGTACGGCGGCGGCGATCGTGGTGTTCGTGCTCGACAAGACCGACGTCTTTTCCCTGCCCGGGCAGGGCGCCAGCTTCGTGGCCGCGATCGCGGCGTTCGTCGTCGACATCGTGGTGAGCGTGGGCGTCACGTACTTGACGCCGCCCAAGCCGGAGTCGGAGCTGGTGGGCCTGGTCTACTCGCTCACGCCGCGCGATTCGCTCAAGCACGAGACCACCGGCGAAGACGCGGGCTGGTACCGCAAGCCGGTGCTGCTGGCCGGTATCGCCGCAGTCCTCACCCTCGTCCTGAACTTCGTCTTCTAG